In Elaeis guineensis isolate ETL-2024a chromosome 1, EG11, whole genome shotgun sequence, a genomic segment contains:
- the LOC105039414 gene encoding probable cation transporter HKT1;4 — translation MACLYNSLWMANASGHWAKRQCSHFSKSFRWHLTRLYRFLLSHSNPLCIRIIYLFSISSVGFLVLKSLKLKQPSNTPRDIDMFFMSVSAATVSSMSTVEMEVFSNSQLVVLAILMLIGGELFSSTLGLQFRKEQLKQQAMTTSCVESVASSSPDIEDDQFEMESSAASDPDHIEAGMVGSQSHLIDSKDLKYNAITYLAYVIMGYLLLMHVAGFVSVIVYISLVRSARTVLKDKGIGILMFSLFTTISSFSNVGFIPTNENMLVFKKNSGLLLLIIPQVLLGNTMFPSCLRFLLWVLKSMTRRAEFEYMLKNSQEIGYSHLLPHLPSLLLFVTVVLFVVIQLIFFCALEWHSEALSGMNFYQKVIAAMFLSVNSRHAGESIADLSSLSPAILVLFAIMMYLPSHTSFMPFRHERFTPTKQDKAKKSMGLLKSLTVSQLTHLAIFVILVCISERKKISEDPLNFSVFNIVIEVVSAYGNVGFSTGYSCSRQLKHDGFCKDAWYGFAGTWSDQGKLILIFVMFFGRLKKYNMRGGNAWKLN, via the exons ATGGCGTGTTTATATAATTCTCTCTGGATGGCAAATGCGAGCGGGCATTGGGCCAAACGACAGTGCTCTCATTTCAGCAAATCTTTTAGGTGGCACTTGACACGTCTGTATCGATTCCTTCTATCCCATTCCAATCCACTGTGCATCCGTATAATTTACTTGTTCTCAATCTCATCTGTGGGTTTTCTAGTTTTGAAATCATTGAAGCTAAAACAGCCCTCAAACACGCCCAGAGACATCGATATGTTCTTTATGTCAGTATCTGCTGCAACGGTATCTAGCATGTCGACTGTAGAGATGGAGGTTTTCTCAAATTCCCAGCTTGTTGTGCTTGCCATTCTAATGCTTATTGGTGGGGAATTGTTTAGTTCTACGCTTGGTCTTCAGTTCAGAAAAGAGCAGCTCAAGCAACAGGCAATGACCACAAGCTGTGTCGAATCAGTTGCTAGTAGTTCACCAGACATCGAAGATGATCAGTTTGAGATGGAATCATCAGCAGCTTCTGATCCTGACCACATCGAAGCAGGTATGGTGGGATCTCAATCTCATCTGATAGACAGTAAGGATCTGAAGTACAATGCTATAACATATTTGGCTTACGTTATTATGGGTTATCTTCTATTGATGCATGTGGCTGGTTTTGTGTCAGTCATAGTTTACATTAGTCTTGTAAGAAGTGCAAGAACCGTGTTGAAAGATAAGGGGATTGGAATTCTCATGTTTTCCCTCTTCACCACGATTTCTTCGTTCTCAAATGTTGGATTTATTCCGACGAATGAGAACATGCTGGTCTTTAAGAAAAATTCAGGTCTTCTGCTGCTGATCATTCCTCAGGTGCTCCTTGGGAATACAATGTTCCCCTCATGTTTGAGATTTCTATTATGGGTCCTGAAGAGTATGACTAGAAGAGCAGAGTTTGAGTACATGCTGAAAAATTCACAAGAGATTGGATACTCTCACTTGCTGCCTCACCTTCCTTCTCTTTTGCTGTTTGTTACTGTTGTTCTATTTGTGGTGATTCAGCTCATATTTTTTTGCGCTCTGGAGTGGCACTCTGAGGCTTTGAGTGGGATGAACTTTTATCAGAAGGTTATTGCTGCAATGTTTCTGTCTGTGAACTCAAGGCATGCCGGTGAATCTATTGCCGATCTCTCCTCACTTAGTCCTGCAATCTTGGTTCTGTTTGCCATCATGAT GTATCTTCCATCACATACATCATTTATGCCTTTCAGACATGAGAGATTCACTCCAACCAAACAAGACAAAGCTAAGAAAAGTATGGGTCTGCTCAAGAGTCTCACCGTCTCGCAGCTGACACATCTAGCCATCTTCGTTATCCTTGTCTGCATATCCGAGAGGAAGAAAATCTCAGAAGATCCCCTAAACTTCAGCGTCTTCAACATTGTCATTGAAGTAGTCAG TGCATATGGAAACGTTGGTTTCTCCACCGGCTACAGCTGCAGTCGGCAACTGAAGCATGATGGGTTCTGCAAAGATGCATGGTATGGGTTCGCAGGGACATGGAGTGATCAAGGGAAGCTCATTCTCATCTTTGTAATGTTTTTTGGAAGGCTAAAGAAATACAACATGAGAGGAGGTAACGCTTGGAAGCTGAATTAG